The Lentzea guizhouensis genome contains a region encoding:
- a CDS encoding helix-turn-helix transcriptional regulator → MRRSGRIASDWRESESGSPLRYYTLTPEGEVALERFRARGTFFRSGVDRVLGTENA, encoded by the coding sequence TTGCGCAGGTCGGGGCGGATCGCCAGCGACTGGCGCGAGTCGGAGAGCGGGTCGCCGCTTCGCTACTACACGCTGACGCCAGAGGGGGAGGTGGCGCTCGAGCGGTTCCGCGCGAGGGGGACGTTCTTCCGCTCCGGCGTCGACCGGGTGCTGGGAACGGAGAACGCATGA
- a CDS encoding HAAS signaling domain-containing protein — protein MTERIDAVVAEYLARVAQATEGLPADRRDELVRDLREHIETSRADLPAETEAQVRGILERLGEPVDIARAASEDAGVSSNAGSSQGAGLSQVAVEERPQRLSVDRLVAVVVGVVLVLVVITAALFLTQSSSRGTATALVTTGHGLQV, from the coding sequence ATGACCGAGCGGATCGACGCAGTGGTGGCCGAGTACCTGGCACGTGTGGCGCAGGCGACGGAGGGGCTGCCCGCGGACCGGCGGGACGAGCTGGTCCGCGACCTGCGCGAGCACATCGAGACGAGCAGGGCGGACCTGCCGGCCGAGACGGAGGCGCAGGTGCGGGGGATCCTCGAGCGGCTCGGGGAGCCGGTGGACATCGCCAGGGCGGCGTCGGAGGACGCCGGGGTGTCCTCCAACGCCGGATCGTCCCAGGGTGCCGGGCTGTCCCAGGTCGCTGTGGAGGAGCGCCCGCAACGGCTGAGCGTTGACCGGCTCGTCGCGGTGGTCGTGGGCGTCGTCCTGGTGCTGGTCGTCATTACGGCGGCGCTCTTCCTGACGCAGAGCTCGTCGCGGGGAACGGCCACGGCGCTGGTGACCACGGGCCACGGCCTGCAGGTGTGA
- a CDS encoding SDR family oxidoreductase codes for MPADQYTRQDPRNQYPRPGEQEGREQPHPGTGSRMGPEPDHGEKTYRGSDRLADTKAVITGGDSGIGRAVAIAFAREGADVLLSYLEEEQEDAERTAELVREAGRQAVLVPGDLRSEEMCQQVVKRAEEEFGRIDVLVSNAAYQMAQDEGLLGISSDQFDRVLKTNVYAMFWLCKAAVPLMRPGAAIITTSSIQAFQPSPELTDYAATKAAIVNFTKALSADLVDKGIRVNSVAPGPVWTPLIPATMPAEKVDDFGAQTPMGRAAQPAELAPVYVFFASQESSYVTGEVLGVTGGQLLT; via the coding sequence ATGCCCGCAGACCAGTACACCCGTCAGGACCCGCGGAACCAGTACCCGCGGCCCGGCGAGCAGGAGGGCCGGGAACAGCCCCACCCCGGCACCGGCAGCCGGATGGGACCCGAACCCGACCACGGCGAGAAGACCTACCGGGGCAGCGACCGCCTGGCCGACACCAAAGCGGTGATCACCGGCGGCGACTCCGGCATCGGGCGCGCGGTGGCCATCGCGTTCGCCCGCGAAGGCGCCGACGTGCTGCTCTCCTACCTCGAGGAGGAGCAGGAGGACGCCGAGCGGACCGCGGAGCTCGTGCGGGAGGCGGGGCGGCAGGCCGTGCTGGTGCCCGGCGACCTGCGTTCGGAGGAGATGTGCCAGCAGGTGGTCAAGCGCGCTGAGGAGGAGTTCGGCCGCATCGACGTGCTGGTCAGCAACGCGGCCTACCAGATGGCCCAGGACGAGGGCCTGCTCGGCATCAGCAGCGACCAGTTCGACCGGGTGCTGAAGACCAACGTCTACGCCATGTTCTGGCTCTGCAAGGCAGCCGTCCCGCTGATGCGGCCGGGTGCGGCGATCATCACGACGTCGTCGATCCAGGCGTTCCAGCCCTCGCCGGAGCTCACGGACTACGCGGCGACGAAGGCCGCGATCGTCAACTTCACCAAGGCGCTGTCCGCCGACCTGGTCGACAAGGGCATCAGGGTCAACTCGGTCGCGCCCGGTCCGGTGTGGACTCCGCTGATCCCGGCGACCATGCCGGCGGAGAAGGTCGACGACTTCGGCGCGCAGACGCCGATGGGTCGTGCCGCGCAACCCGCCGAGCTGGCACCGGTCTACGTGTTCTTCGCCTCGCAGGAGTCCAGCTACGTCACCGGCGAGGTGCTCGGCGTGACCGGCGGCCAGCTGCTCACCTGA